The following proteins come from a genomic window of Burkholderia stabilis:
- the glpD gene encoding glycerol-3-phosphate dehydrogenase, which yields MTQPNRYDLLVVGGGINGAGIARDAAGRGLSVMLCEQDDLASHTSSSSTKLIHGGLRYLEYNEFGLVRKALQERETLLRAAPHIMWPLRFVMPHMPNLRPAWLIRIGLFLYDHLAKRELLPGSRGIDMRRHAAGAPLIDSIKRGFVYSDGWVDDARLVVLNAMDAKERGAEILTRTKLVSAERHGDAWEARLQHADGSISVVHARAIANAAGPWVGDVLHGALGRGAHHSVRLVKGSHIITRRLFDHDHAYIFQNPDKRIIFAIPYEHDFTLIGTTDVEYTNDPAKVAIDRDETQYLCDSINRYFKRKISPADVHWTYSGVRPLLEDENAANASAVTRDYRLEMDDGAGAPLLSVFGGKITTFRKLAEEAGDMLCRALGSDAKTWTAGVALPGGDIANAKFDAFAGTFAKRHPWLPAALARRYARAYGTRAERVVDGAKSLADLGAEIAPGIYDAELRYLRDAEWATCAQDVLWRRSKLGLHAAPGTLDAVTAAVDAWFAAAHAPHA from the coding sequence GTGACCCAACCGAATCGCTACGATCTGCTCGTCGTCGGCGGCGGCATCAACGGCGCGGGGATCGCGCGCGATGCGGCCGGCCGCGGCCTGTCGGTCATGCTCTGCGAGCAGGACGATCTCGCGTCGCACACGTCGTCGTCCAGCACGAAGCTGATTCACGGCGGTCTGCGCTATCTCGAGTACAACGAGTTCGGGCTCGTGCGCAAGGCGCTGCAGGAACGCGAGACGCTGCTGCGCGCGGCGCCGCACATCATGTGGCCGCTGCGCTTCGTGATGCCGCACATGCCGAACCTGCGTCCGGCCTGGCTGATCCGCATCGGCCTGTTCCTCTACGACCACCTCGCGAAACGCGAACTGCTGCCCGGCTCGCGCGGCATCGACATGCGCCGCCATGCGGCCGGCGCACCGCTGATCGACTCGATCAAGCGCGGCTTCGTGTATTCGGACGGCTGGGTCGACGACGCGCGCCTCGTCGTGCTGAACGCGATGGATGCGAAAGAGCGCGGCGCCGAAATCCTGACGCGCACGAAGCTGGTCTCCGCCGAACGCCACGGCGACGCATGGGAAGCGCGTCTGCAGCACGCCGACGGCTCGATCAGCGTCGTGCATGCGCGCGCGATCGCGAACGCGGCCGGCCCGTGGGTCGGCGACGTGCTGCACGGCGCGCTCGGCCGCGGCGCGCATCACAGCGTGCGGCTCGTGAAGGGCAGCCACATCATCACGCGCCGCCTGTTCGATCACGATCACGCGTACATCTTCCAGAACCCGGACAAGCGGATCATCTTCGCGATTCCGTACGAGCACGACTTCACGCTGATCGGCACGACCGACGTCGAATACACGAACGATCCCGCGAAGGTCGCGATCGATCGCGACGAGACGCAGTACCTGTGCGATTCGATCAACCGCTACTTCAAGCGCAAGATCTCGCCGGCCGACGTGCACTGGACCTATTCGGGCGTGCGCCCGCTGCTGGAAGACGAGAACGCCGCGAACGCTTCGGCCGTCACGCGCGACTATCGCCTCGAGATGGACGACGGCGCGGGCGCGCCGCTGCTGTCGGTGTTCGGCGGCAAGATCACGACGTTCCGCAAGCTCGCGGAAGAAGCCGGCGACATGCTGTGCCGCGCGCTCGGCAGCGACGCGAAGACCTGGACGGCAGGCGTCGCGCTGCCGGGCGGCGACATCGCGAACGCGAAGTTCGACGCGTTCGCCGGCACGTTCGCGAAACGTCATCCGTGGCTGCCCGCCGCGCTCGCCCGCCGCTATGCACGCGCCTACGGCACGCGCGCGGAGCGCGTGGTCGACGGTGCGAAGTCGCTCGCCGATCTCGGCGCCGAAATCGCGCCCGGCATCTACGACGCCGAACTGCGCTACCTGCGCGACGCCGAATGGGCGACCTGCGCGCAGGACGTGCTGTGGCGCCGCTCGAAGCTCGGCCTGCACGCAGCGCCGGGCACGCTCGACGCCGTGACGGCCGCGGTCGACGCCTGGTTCGCCGCCGCGCACGCGCCGCACGCCTGA
- a CDS encoding gamma-glutamyltransferase family protein, with protein MTGFNWHNPYPTTRIPVFARNVVSTSHPLAAQAGLRMLWKGGNAVDAALAAAAAITVVEPVSCGLGGDAFALVWDGERLSGLNASGVAPAAWNVDYFRKRHGEDAHGIAHKPTRGWDTVTVPGVIAGWEALHAKFGSLPFADLLEPAIEIAERGYAVPPIVAHKWAAAVPELQGLPGFADTFMPRGRAPLVGERVCLPGHAQTLRTLQKEGARAFYEGVLAERIAAFSREGGGAMTEADLRAYRPEWVEPIGKRFGRHTIHEIPPNGQGIAALIALGIAEHAGVTEWPVDSVDSQHLQIEAMKLAFADVYRYVADPRAMEVTPEQMLDDAYLAERAKLIDPARATHFGAGRPHSGGTIYLSAADERGMMVSFIQSNYMGFGSGLVVPGTGIALQNRGHGFSMDPASPNVVAGGKRPFHTIIPAFVTEEVDGRTEAVMSFGVMGGDMQPQGHLQTVVRMLGYGQQPQAACDAPRWKVNRDFTLDVEATMNRATVDALAARGHTIKSIDDPYMDFGSGQFIWRLDRDDRERGYVAASDSRRDGLAAGF; from the coding sequence ATGACTGGCTTCAACTGGCACAACCCGTATCCGACGACCCGCATCCCGGTGTTCGCGCGCAACGTCGTGTCGACGTCGCACCCGCTCGCCGCGCAGGCCGGGCTGCGAATGTTGTGGAAGGGCGGCAACGCGGTCGACGCGGCGCTGGCCGCCGCGGCCGCGATCACGGTCGTCGAGCCCGTGTCGTGCGGGCTCGGCGGCGACGCGTTCGCGCTCGTGTGGGACGGCGAGCGGCTGTCCGGGCTCAACGCGTCAGGCGTCGCGCCGGCCGCGTGGAACGTCGACTATTTCCGCAAGCGTCACGGCGAGGACGCGCACGGCATCGCGCACAAGCCGACGCGCGGCTGGGACACCGTCACCGTGCCGGGCGTGATTGCGGGCTGGGAAGCGCTGCACGCGAAGTTCGGTTCGCTGCCGTTCGCGGACCTGCTCGAGCCGGCGATCGAGATCGCGGAGCGCGGCTATGCGGTGCCGCCGATCGTCGCGCACAAGTGGGCGGCTGCCGTGCCGGAGCTGCAGGGCCTGCCCGGTTTCGCGGACACCTTCATGCCGCGCGGCCGTGCGCCGCTCGTCGGCGAGCGCGTATGCCTGCCGGGCCATGCGCAGACGCTGCGCACGCTCCAGAAAGAAGGCGCGCGCGCGTTCTACGAGGGCGTGCTCGCGGAGCGCATCGCCGCGTTCTCGCGCGAAGGCGGCGGCGCGATGACCGAAGCCGACCTGCGCGCGTACCGCCCGGAATGGGTCGAGCCGATCGGCAAGCGCTTCGGCCGCCACACGATTCACGAGATCCCGCCGAACGGGCAGGGCATCGCCGCGCTGATCGCGCTCGGCATCGCCGAGCATGCGGGCGTGACCGAATGGCCCGTCGATTCGGTCGACTCGCAGCATCTGCAGATCGAGGCGATGAAGCTCGCGTTCGCGGACGTCTATCGCTACGTCGCCGATCCGCGCGCGATGGAGGTCACGCCCGAACAGATGCTCGACGACGCGTATCTCGCCGAGCGCGCGAAGTTGATCGACCCCGCGCGCGCGACGCACTTCGGTGCCGGCCGGCCGCATTCGGGCGGCACGATCTACCTGTCGGCGGCCGACGAGCGCGGCATGATGGTGAGCTTCATCCAGTCGAACTACATGGGCTTCGGCTCGGGGCTCGTCGTGCCCGGCACCGGTATCGCGCTGCAGAACCGCGGGCACGGCTTCTCGATGGACCCGGCTTCGCCGAACGTCGTCGCGGGCGGCAAGCGGCCGTTCCACACGATCATCCCGGCGTTCGTCACCGAGGAGGTCGACGGCCGCACCGAGGCCGTGATGAGCTTCGGCGTGATGGGCGGCGACATGCAGCCGCAAGGCCACCTGCAGACCGTCGTGCGGATGCTCGGTTATGGTCAGCAACCGCAGGCCGCATGCGATGCGCCGCGCTGGAAGGTCAATCGCGATTTCACGCTCGACGTCGAGGCGACGATGAATCGCGCGACGGTCGACGCGCTCGCCGCACGCGGCCACACGATCAAGTCGATCGACGATCCTTACATGGATTTCGGCTCGGGGCAGTTCATCTGGCGTCTCGACAGGGACGATCGCGAGCGCGGCTACGTGGCCGCGAGCGACAGCCGGCGCGACGGTCTGGCGGCCGGTTTCTGA
- a CDS encoding DeoR/GlpR family DNA-binding transcription regulator → MTRDPRLTLNARQQELLEWVQRDGFVTVDDLAAHFAVTPQTIRRDVNWLADLNLLRRYHGGASLPTSSENVSYTARQRMFHDEKRRIAALAASHIPDQASLFINLGTTTEEVARALNRHHGLHVITNNLNVASMMSGYPDCEVLITGGIVRPWDKGIVGELAIDFIRQFKVDYAIIGTSAIEADGTLRDFDTREVRVAEAIMQHARTVYLVTDHSKVGRPALVRQGHLSQVHALFTDKPLPPEMADTVAAAGTQVYVAE, encoded by the coding sequence ATGACCCGAGATCCCCGCCTCACCCTCAACGCGCGCCAGCAGGAACTGCTCGAATGGGTGCAGCGCGACGGCTTCGTGACCGTCGACGATCTCGCCGCGCACTTCGCGGTGACGCCGCAGACGATCCGCCGCGACGTGAACTGGCTCGCCGACCTGAACCTGCTGCGCCGCTACCACGGCGGCGCGAGCCTGCCGACCAGCTCGGAGAACGTGTCGTACACGGCGCGCCAGCGGATGTTCCACGACGAGAAGCGGCGCATCGCGGCGCTCGCGGCGTCGCACATTCCCGACCAGGCGTCGCTGTTCATCAACCTCGGCACGACGACCGAGGAAGTTGCGCGCGCACTGAACCGCCACCACGGGCTGCACGTGATCACGAACAACCTGAACGTCGCGTCGATGATGAGCGGCTACCCCGACTGCGAGGTGCTGATCACGGGCGGCATCGTGCGGCCGTGGGACAAGGGCATCGTCGGCGAGCTCGCGATCGACTTCATCCGCCAGTTCAAGGTCGACTACGCGATCATCGGCACGTCGGCGATCGAGGCCGACGGCACGCTGCGCGATTTCGACACGCGCGAGGTGCGCGTGGCCGAGGCGATCATGCAGCACGCGCGCACGGTCTACCTCGTGACCGACCATTCGAAGGTCGGCCGCCCGGCGCTGGTGCGCCAGGGCCACCTGAGCCAGGTGCACGCGCTGTTCACCGACAAGCCGCTGCCGCCCGAGATGGCCGACACGGTGGCCGCCGCCGGCACCCAGGTGTACGTCGCGGAATGA